Proteins encoded within one genomic window of Bemisia tabaci chromosome 2, PGI_BMITA_v3:
- the LOC140223977 gene encoding uncharacterized protein, whose product MYALRKRRTVVTQQKGKRNRVFKKVVMSEVAASCADAPARVKTVNETYGDYIVAQLNEMPTDVQKRKRTAIQAILDDSDLEEKKQKVSKEVTLSNESPSIIPSSQV is encoded by the exons ATGTACGCTCTGAGAAAAAGAAGAACCGTTGTCACACAACAAAAGGGAAAACGAAACAGAGTATTTAAAAAAGTGGTCATGAGTGAAGTTGCTGCATCGTGTGCTG ATGCTCCCGCACGAGTAAAAACTGTCAACGAAACGTACGGTGATTACATAGTTGCACAGCTTAACGAAATGCCAACTGATGTTCAAAAACGGAAACGGACAGCAATCCAAGCTATCTTAGATGATTCA gatctggaggagaaaaaacaaaaggtTTCAAAGGAGGTAACTCTCTCAAACGAATCTCCATCCATCATTCCATCATCACAAGTATAA